One window from the genome of Streptomyces cadmiisoli encodes:
- a CDS encoding DUF6397 family protein — MPGITIAPSDHRTYPPSRAARELGLKRRDFELGVHLGRIRTVPDEGGGGRRVTQGEIDRLRAEEGFPASLHESVRVVGTREAAALMEVSTERFTRLARLGLLAPVRFHLNRYRALVWLYLAHDIQQFAADEKHVRLLTGRMPEGLRDQLRTGLDLRPRNWRGRHLGFLLRHAEDPWERAGAVAALLDPVHIAACVTDPYERAHLARFRPGPPVHTASGSPAARLAEEIMTADHPDEIRWLRADLAQALDEARERRPAPRPGPRRAAPEPPGDAHQPEPEPEPEPEPEPEPEPEPRREPEDEPGRVRGLLGRLGRRRRGA, encoded by the coding sequence ATGCCGGGCATCACCATCGCGCCATCGGACCACCGCACGTACCCGCCGAGCCGCGCGGCTCGAGAACTGGGTCTCAAGCGGCGGGATTTCGAGCTGGGCGTGCACTTGGGGCGCATCCGCACCGTGCCGGACGAAGGCGGCGGAGGGCGACGCGTGACGCAGGGCGAGATCGACCGGCTGCGCGCGGAGGAGGGCTTTCCGGCATCGCTGCACGAGAGCGTGCGCGTCGTGGGCACGCGGGAGGCCGCGGCCCTCATGGAGGTGTCCACGGAGAGGTTCACCCGCCTGGCCCGCCTCGGGCTGCTGGCTCCCGTCCGTTTTCATCTGAACCGCTATCGAGCGCTCGTCTGGCTCTATCTCGCCCATGACATCCAGCAGTTCGCGGCCGACGAGAAGCACGTCCGGCTGCTCACCGGCCGCATGCCGGAGGGGCTGCGGGACCAGTTGCGGACGGGCCTCGACCTCCGCCCCCGGAACTGGCGGGGCCGGCACCTGGGATTCCTGCTGCGTCATGCCGAGGACCCGTGGGAGCGCGCCGGGGCGGTCGCCGCCCTGCTCGACCCGGTCCACATCGCTGCCTGCGTCACGGATCCCTACGAGCGCGCCCATCTTGCCCGGTTCAGGCCGGGACCACCCGTGCACACCGCTTCCGGTTCACCGGCCGCGCGGCTCGCCGAGGAGATCATGACGGCGGACCACCCGGATGAGATCCGCTGGCTGCGGGCGGATCTCGCCCAGGCCCTGGACGAGGCACGCGAGCGCCGGCCGGCGCCCCGCCCCGGACCCCGGCGAGCAGCACCGGAACCACCGGGAGACGCTCACCAGCCGGAGCCGGAGCCGGAGCCGGAGCCGGAGCCGGAGCCGGAGCCGGAGCCGGAGCCGAGGCGCGAGCCGGAGGACGAGCCGGGGCGGGTGCGGGGTCTGCTGGGTCGGCTCGGCCGGCGCCGCCGCGGGGCGTGA
- a CDS encoding DUF742 domain-containing protein, whose protein sequence is MTEDSQDAPQDQGSQWYDSEAGPLVRPYAMTGGRTKPGPTGVRFDLIALVTLDPGAPDVDDDIALGPEHRTLIELCRTETQSVAELSADADLPVGVVRVLLGDLLELGCVTISRPVPPAQLPDERILREVIAGLRAL, encoded by the coding sequence ATGACCGAGGACAGCCAGGACGCCCCGCAGGACCAGGGCAGCCAGTGGTACGACAGCGAGGCGGGTCCGCTCGTCCGCCCGTACGCCATGACCGGCGGTCGCACCAAGCCCGGTCCGACGGGCGTGCGCTTCGACCTCATCGCCCTGGTCACTCTCGACCCGGGCGCTCCGGACGTCGACGACGACATCGCCCTCGGACCGGAGCACCGGACCCTGATCGAGCTGTGCCGCACGGAGACGCAGTCGGTCGCCGAACTGTCCGCGGACGCCGACCTCCCCGTCGGTGTCGTCCGGGTGCTCCTCGGCGACCTCCTGGAACTGGGCTGCGTCACCATCAGCCGCCCGGTGCCGCCGGCCCAGCTCCCCGACGAACGGATCCTGCGCGAGGTCATCGCGGGACTGCGGGCGCTGTAG
- a CDS encoding roadblock/LC7 domain-containing protein, translating to MGNNQGLGWLLDDLTGRVEDVRHALVLSNDGLVTGASTGLRREDAEHLAAVASGLHSLAKGSGRHFGAGQVRQTMVEFDDAVLFVTAAGSGSCLCVLSGAEADIGQIGYEMTLLVNRVGEHLGVDARQPERTPLVDP from the coding sequence ATGGGGAACAACCAGGGACTTGGCTGGCTACTGGACGATCTGACCGGGCGTGTCGAGGACGTACGGCACGCCCTGGTCCTGTCCAACGACGGTCTGGTGACCGGAGCGAGCACGGGGCTGCGGCGCGAGGACGCGGAGCATCTCGCCGCCGTCGCGTCCGGGCTGCACAGCCTCGCCAAGGGGTCGGGACGCCACTTCGGCGCGGGACAGGTGCGGCAGACCATGGTCGAGTTCGATGACGCGGTGCTCTTCGTCACCGCGGCCGGCAGTGGCAGCTGTCTGTGCGTGCTCAGCGGGGCGGAAGCCGACATCGGTCAGATCGGGTACGAGATGACTCTGCTCGTCAACCGGGTCGGCGAGCACCTCGGCGTGGACGCCCGGCAGCCCGAACGGACACCGCTCGTAGACCCCTGA
- a CDS encoding DEAD/DEAH box helicase yields MTLIDQLPQSADPDALYEAFESWAQERGLTLYPHQEEALIEVVSGANVIVSTPTGSGKSMIAAGAHFAALARDEVTFYTAPIKALVSEKFFELCKLFGTENVGMLTGDASVNADAPVICCTAEVLASIALRDGKHADIGQVVMDEFHFYAEPDRGWAWQIPLLELPQAQFVLMSATLGDVSMFEKDLTRRTGRPTSVVRSATRPVPLSYAYRRSPLTETLTELLETKQAPVYIVHFTQAQAVERAQALMSINMCSREEKEQIAELIGNFRFTTKFGRNLSRYVRHGIGVHHAGMLPKYRRLVEKLAQAGLLKVICGTDTLGVGVNVPIRTVLFTALTKYDGSRVRTLRAREFHQIAGRAGRAGFDTAGFVVAQAPEHVIENDKALAKAGDDPKKRRKVVRKKAPEGFVAWSEDTFDKLITSEPEPLTSRFRVTHTMLLSVIARPGNAFEAMRHLLEDNHEPRKQQLRHIRRAIAIYRSLLDGGIVEKLEQPDAEGRIVRLTVDLQQDFALNQPLSTFALAAFELLDPESPSYALDMVSVVESTLDDPRQILVAQQNKARGEAVAAMKADGVEYEERMERLQDVTHPKPLEELLFHAYNTYRKSHPWVGDHPLSPKSVIRDMYERAMSFTELVSYYELARTEGIVLRYLASAYKTLEHNIPDDLKSEDLQDLIEWLGEMVRQVDSSLLDEWEQLANPEEMTAEEAQERADQVKPVTSNARAFRVLVRNAMFRRVELAALDQVDELGEMDAESGWDADAWGEAMDKYWDEYEDLGTGPDARGPKLLLIEEEPENGLWRVRQIFDDPDDDHDWGISAEIDLTASDAEGRAVVRVTDVGQL; encoded by the coding sequence GTGACCCTCATCGATCAGCTGCCGCAGTCCGCCGACCCCGACGCCCTCTACGAAGCCTTCGAGTCGTGGGCCCAGGAACGCGGTCTCACGCTCTATCCGCACCAGGAGGAGGCACTGATCGAGGTGGTCTCCGGGGCGAACGTGATCGTTTCGACGCCCACCGGCTCCGGCAAGAGCATGATCGCCGCGGGTGCGCACTTCGCCGCGCTCGCCCGGGACGAGGTCACTTTCTATACGGCCCCGATCAAGGCGCTCGTCTCGGAGAAGTTCTTCGAGCTGTGCAAGCTGTTCGGCACCGAGAACGTCGGCATGCTGACCGGTGACGCGTCGGTCAACGCGGACGCCCCGGTCATCTGCTGCACCGCCGAGGTGCTCGCGTCGATCGCGCTGCGCGACGGCAAGCACGCGGACATCGGCCAGGTCGTCATGGACGAGTTCCACTTCTACGCGGAGCCGGACCGCGGCTGGGCCTGGCAGATCCCGCTGCTGGAACTGCCCCAGGCGCAGTTCGTCCTGATGTCGGCCACCCTCGGCGACGTCTCGATGTTCGAGAAGGACCTCACCCGCCGCACGGGCCGCCCGACCTCGGTGGTCCGCTCGGCGACCCGCCCGGTGCCGCTCTCCTACGCCTACCGGCGCAGCCCGCTCACGGAAACGCTGACCGAGCTGCTGGAGACGAAGCAGGCACCCGTGTACATCGTGCACTTCACGCAGGCGCAGGCCGTGGAACGGGCGCAGGCATTGATGAGCATCAACATGTGCTCGCGTGAGGAGAAGGAGCAGATCGCCGAGCTGATCGGTAATTTCCGCTTCACCACCAAGTTCGGCCGCAACCTCTCCCGCTACGTCCGGCACGGCATCGGGGTGCACCACGCCGGCATGCTGCCGAAGTACCGCCGCCTGGTGGAGAAGCTCGCGCAGGCCGGTCTGCTGAAGGTCATCTGCGGGACCGACACGCTCGGCGTCGGCGTCAACGTGCCCATCCGCACCGTGCTGTTCACGGCCTTGACGAAGTACGACGGCAGCCGGGTGCGCACGCTGCGCGCGCGTGAGTTCCACCAGATCGCCGGCCGCGCCGGACGCGCCGGCTTCGACACGGCCGGTTTTGTCGTCGCTCAGGCACCTGAGCACGTCATCGAGAACGACAAGGCGCTCGCGAAGGCGGGCGACGACCCGAAGAAGCGCCGGAAGGTCGTCCGCAAGAAGGCACCCGAGGGCTTCGTCGCCTGGAGCGAGGACACCTTCGACAAGCTCATCACCTCCGAGCCGGAGCCGCTGACGTCCCGCTTCAGGGTGACGCACACGATGCTGCTGTCGGTGATCGCCCGGCCGGGCAACGCCTTCGAGGCCATGCGCCATCTGCTGGAGGACAACCACGAGCCGCGCAAGCAGCAGCTGCGCCACATCCGGCGTGCGATCGCCATCTACCGCTCCCTGCTGGACGGCGGCATCGTCGAGAAGCTGGAGCAGCCGGACGCCGAGGGCCGCATCGTCCGCCTCACCGTGGACCTGCAGCAGGACTTCGCGCTCAACCAGCCGCTGTCGACCTTCGCCCTGGCCGCCTTCGAGCTGCTCGACCCCGAATCGCCCTCCTACGCCCTGGACATGGTGTCCGTCGTGGAGTCCACGCTCGACGACCCTCGGCAGATCCTCGTCGCCCAGCAGAACAAGGCGCGCGGTGAGGCCGTGGCCGCGATGAAGGCGGACGGCGTCGAGTACGAGGAGCGCATGGAGCGCCTCCAGGACGTCACCCACCCCAAGCCGCTGGAGGAGCTCCTCTTCCACGCGTACAACACGTACCGAAAGAGCCACCCGTGGGTCGGGGACCATCCGCTCTCCCCCAAGTCCGTCATCCGGGACATGTACGAGCGGGCCATGTCCTTCACGGAGCTGGTCTCCTACTACGAACTGGCCCGCACCGAGGGCATCGTGCTGCGCTACCTGGCCAGTGCCTACAAGACCCTGGAACACAACATCCCCGACGACCTCAAGTCCGAGGACCTCCAGGACCTCATCGAGTGGCTCGGCGAAATGGTGCGCCAGGTCGACTCCAGCCTCCTGGACGAATGGGAGCAGCTGGCCAATCCGGAGGAGATGACCGCCGAGGAGGCTCAGGAGCGGGCCGACCAGGTCAAGCCGGTCACGTCCAACGCGCGCGCCTTCCGCGTCCTCGTCCGCAACGCCATGTTCCGCCGGGTGGAACTCGCCGCCCTCGACCAGGTCGACGAACTGGGCGAGATGGACGCCGAGTCCGGGTGGGACGCAGACGCCTGGGGCGAGGCGATGGACAAGTACTGGGACGAGTACGAGGACCTGGGCACCGGCCCCGACGCCCGCGGTCCCAAGCTGCTGCTGATCGAGGAGGAGCCGGAGAACGGCCTGTGGCGCGTCCGGCAGATCTTCGACGACCCGGACGACGACCACGACTGGGGCATCAGCGCCGAGATCGATCTCACGGCCTCGGACGCCGAGGGCCGTGCCGTGGTCCGCGTCACCGACGTCGGGCAGCTGTGA
- a CDS encoding PPOX class F420-dependent oxidoreductase produces MAQKMTDTEWRDFVSQGTRTGKLSTVRADGSPHVTPIWFLLDGREVVFNTAKESVKGRNLARDGRVAICVDDDRPPFDFVVLEGRARLSENLDELRLWAGRIGARYMGEERAEEFGARNGVPGELLVRVAIDKVMALKAVAD; encoded by the coding sequence ATGGCACAGAAGATGACCGACACGGAATGGCGGGACTTCGTCTCGCAGGGCACCCGCACCGGCAAGCTGTCGACGGTCAGGGCCGACGGCAGCCCGCACGTCACACCGATCTGGTTCCTGCTCGACGGACGCGAGGTGGTGTTCAACACCGCGAAGGAGAGTGTGAAAGGACGCAATCTGGCGCGTGACGGCCGGGTCGCGATCTGCGTGGACGACGACCGGCCGCCGTTCGACTTCGTGGTGCTGGAGGGGCGGGCCCGCCTCTCCGAAAACCTCGACGAACTCCGGCTGTGGGCCGGGCGCATCGGCGCCCGCTACATGGGTGAGGAGCGTGCCGAGGAGTTCGGTGCGCGCAACGGCGTGCCGGGCGAACTCCTCGTTCGTGTCGCGATCGACAAGGTCATGGCACTGAAGGCCGTGGCCGACTGA
- a CDS encoding class I SAM-dependent methyltransferase, translating to MSDDRTHVQEFFAARAAAWDSRFPDDGPAYTAAVAELGLREGDRVLDAGCGTGRALAPLRAAVGPSGVVLGADLTPAMLAAAVRAGRDRDARLLLTDVAALPVRSESLDAVFAAGLIAHLPEPGRGLRELARVVRPGGRLALFHPIGRAALAARQGRRITPDDLRAEPRLRPLLHGSGWRTTSYVDEDSRFLALAVRES from the coding sequence ATGAGCGACGACCGCACACACGTCCAGGAATTCTTCGCCGCCCGCGCCGCCGCCTGGGACAGCCGGTTCCCCGACGACGGTCCCGCCTACACGGCCGCGGTGGCCGAACTCGGTCTGCGCGAAGGCGATCGCGTCCTCGACGCCGGCTGCGGCACCGGACGCGCCCTGGCGCCGCTGCGCGCCGCCGTGGGGCCGTCCGGAGTCGTCCTCGGGGCGGACCTGACCCCGGCCATGCTCGCGGCGGCCGTACGGGCGGGGCGGGACCGTGACGCGCGACTGCTGCTCACCGACGTGGCCGCGCTGCCGGTGCGCTCGGAGTCCCTGGACGCCGTCTTCGCGGCGGGCCTGATCGCCCACCTGCCCGAACCGGGCCGCGGTCTGCGGGAATTGGCGCGGGTGGTGCGCCCGGGCGGGAGGCTGGCCTTGTTCCACCCGATCGGCCGGGCGGCGCTCGCCGCCCGGCAGGGGAGGCGGATCACCCCCGACGATCTGCGCGCGGAGCCCCGTCTTCGTCCGCTTCTGCACGGTTCGGGATGGCGTACGACGTCGTACGTCGACGAGGACTCCCGGTTCCTCGCCCTGGCCGTGCGGGAGAGCTGA
- a CDS encoding GTP-binding protein has protein sequence MVTEAPDVTGDETAALALKILVAGGFGVGKTTLVGAVSEIRPLRTEELLSEAGQLVDDTDGVDQKVTTTVAMDFGRITIRSGLSLYLFGTPGQDRFWFLWDELSQGALGAVVLADTRRLEDCFPAVDYFEHRHIPFVVAVNCFAGARAYGAQDVSRALDLDQGTPVVLCDARDRDSGKEVLIRLVEYAGRMHTARLLDSVG, from the coding sequence ATGGTCACCGAGGCCCCCGACGTCACGGGTGACGAGACGGCCGCCCTGGCGCTGAAGATACTCGTCGCCGGCGGATTCGGCGTGGGCAAGACCACCCTGGTGGGAGCGGTCAGTGAGATCAGGCCGCTGCGCACCGAGGAACTGCTGAGCGAGGCCGGCCAGTTGGTGGACGACACCGACGGCGTGGACCAGAAGGTCACGACGACCGTCGCGATGGACTTCGGCCGGATCACGATCCGCTCCGGACTGTCCCTCTACCTGTTCGGCACCCCCGGCCAGGACCGCTTCTGGTTCCTGTGGGACGAACTGTCCCAGGGAGCGCTGGGAGCGGTCGTGCTGGCCGACACCCGACGCCTGGAGGACTGCTTCCCCGCGGTGGACTACTTCGAGCACCGGCACATCCCGTTCGTGGTGGCCGTCAACTGCTTCGCGGGGGCCCGGGCCTACGGCGCCCAGGACGTCTCCCGCGCCCTCGACCTCGACCAGGGCACGCCCGTCGTGCTCTGCGACGCCCGCGACCGCGACTCGGGAAAGGAGGTACTGATCCGCCTCGTCGAGTACGCCGGGCGGATGCATACCGCCCGGCTGCTCGACTCCGTGGGCTGA
- a CDS encoding MHYT domain-containing protein, with protein MGHLDHAAFGWLTPVLSYVMACIGAALGLRCTVRALGATGRSRRNWLVTAASAIGTGIWTMHFVAMLGFSVSGTEIRYDVPLTVLSLLVAMVVVSAGVFAVGYGRDRVRALLLGGLTTGLGVASMHYLGMAAVRLHGDVTYDPARVALSVVIAVVAATAALWAALNIKSPVAVTVASLVMGAAVSSMHYTGMFAVRVQVTPSGEVLPGATAMQFVFPLAVGLGSYLFLTSAFVALSPTAGEREASASAQRPVESVAR; from the coding sequence ATGGGACACCTGGACCACGCCGCCTTCGGCTGGCTGACCCCCGTGCTGTCGTACGTGATGGCCTGCATAGGCGCCGCCCTCGGGCTCCGCTGCACCGTCCGTGCGCTCGGCGCCACGGGGCGCTCACGCCGCAACTGGCTCGTCACGGCCGCCTCGGCCATCGGTACGGGCATCTGGACCATGCACTTCGTGGCCATGCTCGGCTTCAGCGTCAGCGGCACCGAGATCCGTTACGACGTACCGCTGACCGTCCTCAGCCTGCTGGTCGCGATGGTCGTGGTGAGCGCCGGCGTCTTCGCCGTCGGCTACGGCCGCGACCGGGTCCGCGCCCTCCTGCTCGGCGGGCTCACCACCGGGCTCGGGGTCGCGAGCATGCACTACCTCGGAATGGCCGCCGTGCGGTTGCACGGTGACGTGACGTACGACCCGGCGCGTGTCGCCCTCTCCGTCGTGATCGCCGTGGTCGCGGCGACCGCGGCCCTGTGGGCGGCGCTCAACATCAAGTCGCCCGTGGCGGTCACCGTCGCCTCCCTCGTCATGGGCGCGGCGGTGAGCAGCATGCACTACACCGGGATGTTCGCGGTGCGCGTGCAGGTCACCCCGTCCGGCGAAGTCCTGCCCGGGGCCACGGCGATGCAGTTCGTCTTCCCCCTCGCCGTCGGCCTCGGGTCCTATCTCTTCCTCACCTCGGCCTTCGTGGCGCTGTCGCCGACGGCGGGGGAGCGCGAGGCGTCCGCCTCGGCGCAGCGGCCCGTGGAGAGCGTCGCCCGCTGA
- a CDS encoding roadblock/LC7 domain-containing protein, with translation MIQDPSMRAGQRSGELDWLLDDLVLRVHEVRHAVVLSNDGLAVGASTDLGREDAEHLAAVASGFHSLAKGAGRHFGTGGVRQTMVEMDEGFLFVAAAGDGSCLAVLTAVTADIGLVAYEMARLVKRVGEHLQTAPRIGVRPPAAG, from the coding sequence ATGATCCAGGACCCGAGCATGAGAGCCGGCCAGCGTTCCGGCGAACTCGACTGGCTGCTGGACGACCTGGTACTGCGCGTGCACGAAGTACGGCACGCCGTGGTGCTCTCCAACGACGGCCTCGCGGTGGGTGCCTCGACCGACCTCGGCCGTGAGGACGCCGAGCACCTCGCCGCCGTGGCGTCCGGCTTCCACAGCCTGGCCAAGGGGGCCGGACGGCACTTCGGCACCGGCGGGGTGCGCCAGACCATGGTGGAGATGGACGAGGGCTTCCTGTTCGTGGCCGCGGCCGGCGACGGCTCCTGCCTCGCCGTCCTCACCGCGGTGACCGCCGACATCGGCCTGGTGGCGTACGAGATGGCACGTCTGGTCAAACGCGTCGGCGAGCACCTCCAGACGGCACCGAGGATCGGCGTGCGGCCACCCGCCGCGGGCTGA
- a CDS encoding sensor histidine kinase, producing the protein MRTPRRTPTSGAESPPSPPVRGRRAHAGPPADEGPHEAGGRASEGVRPRADGWRIRPRTVRAKIVCLLMVPVVSLLALWAFATVSTVQDVSRLRQLQRVDSEVRTPVAEAVSALQSERAAAVQHATDPSAGHAGALEDRAQRTDRALARLRLGDSNTVADGQDLPRGVPQRLDAFVTGAERLRPLRTAVLDRRAEWDETYDRYTETISKAFGVGGALSGIQDAELGSDARVLLEFSRAGEALAQEEVLLASARLAGGLDGERLRLFTGAVDTRRTLTDSAVADLRGDERAAWRTLAEGGDYAALGTLEDEILTSGTGLRALAAAPSADWDRAHTRVRDGMRTVEQDAARGVADRADPFTRGLLTPAGAAVVFGLAAVAASLVISVRIGRGLVVELVSLRNGALEIARRKLPEAMRKLRAGEEIDVRAEAPAGPPAEDETGQVAEALGSVHRAALRAAVERAELASGISGVFVNLARRSQVLVHRQLSLLDSMERRSEDPNELSDLFRLDHLTTRMRRHAESLIILSGAAPGRAWRMPVPLTNVVRAAVSEVEDYARVEVRQLPAAMVVGAAVADLTHLLAEIVENAAQFSPPHTRVRITGEPVGNGYAIEVEDRGLGMGKDTLTEANRRIEQSEALDLFDSDRLGLFVVSRLAARHDIKVHLRTSPYGGTTAVVLLPTPLLHSGAPERSADKTPEPEREYTRVPDAPRLQEAVPPTGDRPALVAPVPTAAQNGSETPPPGVATLRLHRPQDDPEASEDLPRRVRQANLAPQLRERRTEDTDRTPGVGDDDRRTPELVRDRMAAYRDGWVRGSGRPPGRGAAPEPAGGGDSSEGDPA; encoded by the coding sequence ATGCGTACACCCCGTAGGACCCCGACGTCAGGCGCCGAGTCGCCTCCTTCACCTCCCGTACGCGGCCGGCGCGCGCACGCCGGGCCACCGGCGGACGAGGGCCCGCACGAGGCCGGAGGCAGGGCCTCGGAGGGCGTGCGGCCCCGTGCCGACGGCTGGCGCATCCGACCGCGCACGGTGCGCGCCAAGATCGTCTGTCTGCTGATGGTGCCGGTCGTGTCCCTGCTCGCGCTGTGGGCCTTCGCCACGGTCAGCACCGTGCAGGACGTCTCCCGGCTGCGGCAGCTGCAACGCGTCGACTCCGAGGTGCGGACCCCCGTCGCGGAAGCGGTCTCCGCACTCCAGTCGGAGCGCGCCGCCGCCGTACAGCACGCGACCGACCCGTCCGCCGGGCACGCGGGTGCCCTGGAGGACCGTGCGCAACGCACGGACCGGGCGCTGGCCCGGCTGCGGCTCGGCGACAGCAACACCGTCGCCGACGGGCAGGACCTTCCCCGAGGGGTGCCCCAGAGGCTCGACGCCTTCGTCACGGGCGCCGAGCGACTGCGCCCGCTGCGGACCGCCGTGCTCGACCGCCGCGCCGAGTGGGACGAGACGTACGACCGCTACACGGAGACGATCTCCAAGGCGTTCGGCGTGGGCGGCGCCCTCAGCGGCATCCAGGACGCCGAACTCGGCTCCGACGCGCGCGTCCTGCTGGAGTTCTCCCGTGCCGGCGAGGCCCTGGCCCAGGAGGAGGTCCTGCTGGCCAGCGCCCGCCTGGCGGGCGGCCTGGACGGCGAGCGGCTGCGGCTGTTCACCGGCGCCGTAGACACCCGTCGTACCCTTACCGATTCTGCCGTCGCGGACCTGCGCGGCGACGAACGCGCGGCCTGGCGGACCCTCGCCGAGGGCGGTGACTACGCCGCACTGGGCACCCTCGAGGACGAGATCCTGACGAGCGGCACGGGCTTGCGGGCCCTGGCCGCCGCCCCCTCGGCCGACTGGGACAGGGCGCACACGCGCGTACGGGACGGCATGCGCACCGTCGAGCAGGACGCCGCACGCGGTGTCGCGGACCGGGCCGACCCGTTCACCCGCGGACTGCTGACTCCCGCGGGCGCCGCCGTTGTCTTCGGCCTCGCCGCCGTCGCCGCGTCCCTGGTCATCTCCGTCCGCATCGGACGCGGCCTCGTCGTCGAGCTGGTGAGCCTGCGCAACGGCGCCCTGGAGATCGCCCGCCGCAAACTCCCCGAAGCCATGCGGAAGCTGCGCGCGGGCGAGGAGATCGACGTCCGCGCCGAGGCGCCGGCCGGGCCGCCCGCGGAGGACGAGACCGGCCAGGTCGCCGAGGCGCTCGGCAGCGTGCACCGCGCCGCCCTGCGCGCCGCGGTCGAGCGCGCCGAACTCGCCAGCGGAATCTCGGGCGTCTTCGTCAACCTCGCCCGCCGCAGCCAGGTCCTCGTCCACCGCCAACTGAGCCTGCTCGACAGCATGGAACGCCGCTCCGAGGACCCCAATGAACTGAGTGACCTGTTCCGCCTCGATCACCTCACCACCCGTATGCGGCGGCACGCGGAGAGCCTGATCATCCTCTCCGGAGCGGCCCCCGGTCGGGCCTGGCGCATGCCGGTCCCGCTGACCAACGTGGTCCGCGCGGCCGTCTCCGAGGTCGAGGACTACGCGCGCGTGGAGGTACGGCAGCTGCCCGCGGCCATGGTCGTCGGCGCGGCCGTCGCCGACCTCACACACCTCCTCGCCGAGATCGTGGAGAACGCCGCACAGTTCTCGCCCCCGCACACGCGTGTGCGCATCACCGGAGAACCCGTCGGCAACGGCTATGCGATTGAGGTCGAGGACCGCGGCCTGGGCATGGGCAAGGACACGCTCACCGAGGCGAACCGCCGCATCGAGCAGTCCGAGGCCCTCGACCTGTTCGACAGCGACCGCCTCGGCCTGTTCGTGGTCAGCCGGCTCGCGGCACGGCACGACATCAAGGTGCACCTGCGCACCTCGCCGTACGGGGGCACCACGGCGGTGGTGCTGCTGCCCACCCCGCTGCTGCACTCCGGCGCGCCGGAACGTTCCGCCGACAAGACGCCGGAGCCGGAACGCGAGTACACACGCGTACCCGACGCCCCCCGGCTGCAAGAGGCCGTCCCACCCACCGGAGACCGTCCCGCTCTGGTGGCTCCGGTACCGACCGCGGCGCAGAACGGCTCCGAAACCCCGCCCCCCGGAGTGGCCACCTTGCGCCTGCACCGTCCCCAGGACGACCCCGAAGCCTCGGAAGACCTCCCGCGCCGGGTGCGGCAGGCCAATCTCGCGCCCCAACTGCGCGAACGACGCACCGAGGACACGGACCGGACGCCCGGCGTGGGCGACGACGACCGGCGCACCCCCGAACTTGTACGCGACCGCATGGCGGCCTACCGCGACGGATGGGTACGCGGCAGCGGCCGGCCACCCGGTCGCGGTGCCGCGCCGGAACCGGCCGGTGGCGGCGACAGCAGCGAAGGAGACCCCGCATGA
- a CDS encoding acyl-CoA thioesterase — translation MTNPAEKLVDLLDLEQIEVNIFRGRSPQESLQRVFGGQVAGQALVAAGRTTEGDRPVHSLHAYFLRPGRPGVPIVYQVERVRDGRSFTTRRVTAVQQGRTIFNLTASFHKPEEGSFEHQLPPAREVPDPETLPTVAEEIREHLGALPEQLERMARRQPFDIRYVDRLRWTPGEVKGAEPRSAVWMRAVGPLGDDPLVHTCALTYASDMTLLDAVRIPVEPLWGPRGFDMASLDHAMWFHRPFRADEWFLYDQESPIATGGRGLARGRIYDLQGRLLVSVVQEGLFRAL, via the coding sequence ATGACGAATCCGGCCGAGAAGCTCGTCGACCTGCTCGACCTGGAGCAGATCGAGGTCAACATCTTCCGTGGCCGCAGCCCGCAGGAGTCCCTGCAGCGCGTCTTCGGCGGCCAGGTGGCCGGGCAGGCGCTGGTCGCGGCCGGGCGCACCACGGAGGGCGACCGGCCCGTGCACTCGCTGCACGCGTACTTCCTGCGCCCGGGAAGGCCGGGCGTGCCGATCGTGTACCAGGTCGAACGGGTCAGGGACGGGCGGTCGTTCACGACCCGCCGGGTCACTGCGGTGCAGCAGGGCCGCACGATCTTCAATCTCACCGCCTCCTTTCACAAGCCTGAGGAAGGGAGCTTCGAGCACCAGTTGCCGCCGGCCCGTGAGGTGCCGGACCCGGAGACCCTGCCGACGGTCGCCGAGGAGATCCGGGAGCATCTGGGGGCGCTGCCCGAGCAGTTGGAGCGGATGGCGCGCCGCCAGCCGTTCGACATCCGTTATGTGGACCGGCTGCGCTGGACGCCCGGGGAGGTCAAGGGCGCCGAGCCGCGCAGCGCCGTCTGGATGCGCGCGGTCGGGCCGCTCGGGGACGATCCGCTGGTGCACACCTGCGCGTTGACGTACGCCAGCGACATGACCCTGCTGGACGCGGTGCGCATCCCGGTCGAACCGCTGTGGGGACCGCGTGGCTTCGACATGGCGTCGCTCGACCACGCGATGTGGTTCCACCGGCCGTTCCGTGCGGACGAGTGGTTCCTCTACGACCAGGAGTCGCCGATCGCGACGGGCGGGCGAGGTCTCGCCCGCGGACGCATCTACGACCTCCAGGGACGCCTGCTGGTGTCCGTCGTCCAGGAAGGACTGTTCCGGGCCCTGTAG